A stretch of DNA from Cerasicoccus sp. TK19100:
CTCGGGATTCGCGAAAACGGACACCTTCAATTTATTGGAGGCGAGCTGGCGCGCCACGGCCTCGCACTGAGACGCAACGTCAGCTGCCGAGACACGGCCGAGGAAATCATCCACACCTTTGAGGAAGCCTGGAAAACGGCGGACATCATCATCACCACCGGTGGCCTTGGCCCCACCAGCGATGACAACACCCGCGAGGTCATTGCCCAGTGCCTCGGCCTCAAGCTGGAATACCAGCCCGAGATCGAGGCTGCCATCCAGGCGCGTTTCGACCGCATCGGCCGCGTCATGTGCGAGAACAATCTCAAGCAGTGCTACATCCCCACCGGCGCGGAAATCATCCCCAACCCACACGGCACCGCGCCAGGTATTTACCTGCAGCACAAGGGCAAGCGCCTCTTTATGCTGCCCGGCCCGGCTTCCGAGTTGCGCCCGATGTTTCACGAGCAGGTGCTGCCGCGCATCTGCGACGACGGCTTTTGCAGCATCGAAGACGCCTACCTACAAATCCGCACCATGGGCGTCGGCGAGAGCGCATTGGAGATCAAACTACAGCCCATTTTGGAGCGCAACCCCGACGTCCATATCGCCTATTGTGCGCACCAGGGCATGGTCGACGTCCGCCTGAGCCAGGAAACCATTCCCATCGACCACGCCCACCTCCGCGCCGTCGCCGACGAATGCCGCGAGGCGCTTGGGCCGGACTTCGTGTGCTTCGGCCACTGTCATCTGGCCAAA
This window harbors:
- a CDS encoding competence/damage-inducible protein A, producing the protein MTPSIKVDLITLGDELLLGIRENGHLQFIGGELARHGLALRRNVSCRDTAEEIIHTFEEAWKTADIIITTGGLGPTSDDNTREVIAQCLGLKLEYQPEIEAAIQARFDRIGRVMCENNLKQCYIPTGAEIIPNPHGTAPGIYLQHKGKRLFMLPGPASELRPMFHEQVLPRICDDGFCSIEDAYLQIRTMGVGESALEIKLQPILERNPDVHIAYCAHQGMVDVRLSQETIPIDHAHLRAVADECREALGPDFVCFGHCHLAKSIFNFLRAHERTLAVAESCTGGLLANAFTDIPGASKVFAGGIVCYSNESKMELLGVPECLILQHGAVSAECAVAMAEGAAERLGTDYALSVTGYAGPCGGTEENPVGTVYIGYHSPLGTWCIRMVHPGERSAVKVRAVNRALDIMRRKLQKYNLEEALVCECHAKPAIAED